From one Mytilus edulis chromosome 1, xbMytEdul2.2, whole genome shotgun sequence genomic stretch:
- the LOC139513435 gene encoding zinc finger MYND domain-containing protein 10-like has protein sequence MTSENGQVLLPVEAESYVEHLHTFKVAEIGNYDWGRQHEMIEKINMQAVLNASVQEDEFIKDFLISYGKTDVLIKDLLTTEIWKEKIFTELIEMEFEPKTTFPIYMVLFHEATLVNLLETTMYFKEMCESAENCIPDLLDYCYRKLTQLTARTVEDFDDEEIDTNDALNSMSSASNMEELEKQEKKLNFEICIKSLSLLRYITDCIDNSPLSVTTRILNTLDIPILLVHLVENPPWTRQKDGKTFKYIDSKWQEISREDSLKLTKIEGQVWLSIFKLLMDPQCQQKYELDSYRKNVIIKLRAYLTEIMLDQIPVLGELLRYLEHLSMMEPPAVKKELILEQLPEMRDNILQANEGRWKKIAKKQSKTVFNPSESDMRAQAKRWAETYNFDAVESLIAEPPKCAMCGEEASKRCSRCQNEWYCRRECQVNHWPKHKTACNLLQESLQKLKLQEKSS, from the exons ATGACTTCGGAAAATGGTCAGGTTTTGTTACCAGTAGAGGCAGAGTCGTATGTGGAACATTTACATACATTTAAAGTAGCAGAAATAGGAAATTATGA ctGGGGGAGACAGCATGAAATGATAGAAAAGATAAATATGCAGGCTGTACTAAATGCCTCTGTACAAGAAGATGAGTTTATTAAAGACTTTCTCATATCATATGGAAAG ACAGATGTTTTGATTAAAGACCTGCTCACAACAGAGATCTGGAAAGAGAAGATATTTACTGAACTAATTGAGATGGAATTCGAACCAAAAACTACATTTCCAATATACATGGTT ttatttcatGAGGCTACACTGGTGAATCTGTTAGAGACTACAATGTATTTTAAAGAGATGTGTGAGAGTGCAGAGAATTGTATACCTGATTTGTTAGACTACTGCTACAGAAAACTAACGCAACTCACAGCAAG GACAGTAGAAGATTTTGATGATGAAGAAATAGATACTAATGATGCCTTAAATAGTATGTCCTCAGCATCAAATATGGAG GAGTTAGAAAAACAGGAAAAGAAGCtgaattttgaaatttgtattaaatCCTTGTCCTTGTTGAGATATATAACTGATTGTATAGATAA ttcACCTTTAAGTGTTACAACCAGAATATTGAATACATTAGATATACCAATACTGTTAGTACATTTAGTAGAAAATCCACCATGGACAAGACAGAAAGATG gtaaaacatttaaatatatagatAGCAAATGGCAAGAAATAAGTAGAGAAGATAGTTTAAAACTTACTAAAATAGAGGGCCAG gtaTGGTTATCCATATTCAAGCTTCTGATGGACCCACAATGTCAACAGAAATATGAACTTGATTCATATagaaaaaatgttataattaag CTCAGAGCATACCTAACAGAGATAATGTTAGATCAGATTCCTGTGCTAGGAGAATTACTCCGATACTTGGAGCACCTGTCTATGATGGAACCACCAGCTGTCAAGAAAGAACTGATTCTAGAACAG TTACCAGAAATGAGAGATAACATTCTACAAGCAAATGAAGGACGATGGAAGAAAATTGCCAAAAAACAATCTAAAACCGTATTCAATCCATCAGAAAGTGATATGAGAGCACAAGCCAAACG ATGGGCAGAAACATATAATTTTGATGCCGTAGAGAGTTTAATAGCAGAGCCACCAAAATGTGCAATGTGTGGAGAAGAGGCTAGTAAAAGATGTTCTAGATGTCAAAATGAATGGTATTGCAGACg GGAATGTCAAGTTAATCATTGGCCAAAACACAAGACAGCTTGTAACCTGTTACAGGAATCTCTACAGAAACTAAAGTTACAAGAGAAGAGCAGCTGA